Below is a window of Impatiens glandulifera chromosome 2, dImpGla2.1, whole genome shotgun sequence DNA.
gaacatcaaattcataaaatccaaattttcaaacaaaatttcgtttttttttttcgttttaggttgatttgatcctTTTAACAAAAAGTTTATATATCATCTAaggaatgattctaaacaaagaaatcacataattGAACCCTATaacaaatcaaaccaatcaaacttgaaaaagttcaacttttaatCACAAATCAGAATACAAAGGATTTGAAAGTTTACTAtcgattggagaacactccaatgaaGTGTTAGAAGCTTTCCCGAAGCCTGAATCAAAGTTTTGATCGCTGGAGATGATTTTACAAAAATTCAGTTCTTACCGGAATCTTGTTTCTTTGATTTAGATCGTGATATGTGATAATTGTTTGATGGATAGGAAGAAGATCATCTAGAGGGTATCTATACCAAACTAGGTCAACTAGCTTGGACGAATTCAACTTCGATTTCACAATCAAAGTTCTTATCCCTAATTATGTTCTTATCTTCGGAAGTAATGTAGGTTTTGACTTTTAGGCTTAGGAGAAATGATGGCGAGGATAAGACGATCACATGAGAGCAAAAATGAAAGGATAAGGTCGACGAACGAAGAAGATAACCCTTCTGGAAGAATCGCCGACATCTATTGCGTTTCCTGCGATCACCCTATATCGGCGAAGAAGACGGGtcaaaacgacatcgtttcgTTTAACCGAAACGCTGCGTTTCGACATTCCATTGGAGATCTGTTAGCATTGGGCGTTTTCAGCTAACAGAGTTGATGTCCTATTAGCTGATCGAGTGTGGCCCCGAGTGCGTGCATGTTCCGTTACATCCGGATGCGTGGCGTCCTCCTAGGtgctggatgaaaatccagcgctGATCCGATGACCCTAAATTTTGCTGcaacaattaaacataatttcggcGGTACAGGATTATccgtttatatttttaataaaattgttatttgaaattaattttaattcatttttttcaccaaaaattccaattttattttaaaaacataataaaattatgtttattatttttattttgtatatttatttaattgttttaagcaataagttatatatgatttatatttaaaatattttcaatcactttgagtaaaataaatataatattttaattttaaattatttttaaatttttatttaattttttttaattaggatttaattattacaataattaactctaattttatctttaatatttttaattttaaaaatttaaaatattattttaatattattataatttaataatattatttataaatcagaatatgtcaaattttcatccttataaaaataaaaataaaaatgataaagaaaattaataaatatatgtatatctaCCGAACAagacttaaataaaattataaataaaatacattaaaaaccCTCACCTAATCGACATTAAACAAGCTCCAAAACAAAATCATAAACCTGTAATACTCTAAACCGGAAATTTGGATGAAACACGGATACCGGTTTATAATTGAGATGCTTATCTCTTGTCGCAAAGATCTTAAGTTATTATAGATGTGTCGgtgacacttttattttttatttttttgacgaaaatgtTCTGGTggtgtgaatttttttttcttttgaaaaaaaataataattcgtCTTGCGATTAGCGGTTGCATCTTGCGAGTGTGGTTGCGTCTCGTgaatgccggttgcgtctcgcaaatGCCGGTTGCGTATCGCAATGGTTATCTCTGGCGACACAGGAACAAAAtcatcccaaaaaaaaaaaaattgtcaccAGCCTTTTTATTTTAAGAGCAGGTCAAAAGTGAATCACCATATTAATTTGGATGAGAATGATATGAAATGAACAAGTTTATCATTTCTAAGCTTGTGATTGCTTGTTATGTCTATATGTCAGACAGAATTAAGGATTATAGCAAACAAAGTTAGCAGCTTCAATCATCTAAAGCAACTCCATTCCCAGATCATCATCAATCACCTCTTCCACCATAATCAATGGTCCGCCCTTCTCTTAAACCTCTGCACCCGCCTCCATTCTCCACCTGCCTATGCTCGTGCCGTCTTCAACTCCGTCCAAAACCCAGATGTCGCCGTTTTCACTAACATTTTCAGATTCTATTATCGGACAGTAGGTTGCCGTGATGATTTGGTAGCTCTTTTTGGTCGAACTCATAGTAATGGAGTTCACCTTGATGTTTCTCTGTATCCCATCTTGATCAAATCTACCGGCAGGGCTGCTGTTGGATTCCATGGTTATTTGGTTAAACTGGGGTATTGTTGCAATAAGTATGTTCGTAATGCGGTTATGGGTATGTATGGAAACTATGGTCCAATTGAAGATGCACGTCGTATGTTTGATGAAATGTCTGAGAGAGCTGTTGTAGATTGGAACTTGATGATATCGGGGTATTGGGATTGGGGAAACGAGAATGAAGCTTGTCGGATTTTTGAGCTTGCGCCTGTGAAGGATGTCATCACGTGGACTACGATGGTTACTGGGTTTTCAAAGATTAATGATATTAAGAATGCTAGAATTTATTTTGACCAAATGCCagagaaaaatattgtatcttGGAATGCGATGCTGTCTGGTTATGCTCAAAATGGTTTTGGTGAAGAGGCTATTTGTCTTTTCAACGAGCTGATGAACTCAGGGCTTGaaccaaatgaaacaacatgGGTTTCGGTTATTTCAGCCTGTTCAATAGTTGGTGATCCAATTCTTTCGGATTCAGTAGTCAAAATGTTGGGTCAGAAGAATCCTAAACCGAACTTCTATGTCAAAACAGCACTTCTTGATATGTATGCAAAACGTGGAAGCCTTGAGACAGCTCGAAAAATCTTTGATGAGTTGGGATCGCATCGAAGTCCTGTCACATGGAATGCCATGATATCTGCTTATTCAAGATTGGGCGAATTGGTTTTGGCTAAAGAGCTCTTTGATAGGATGCCCAAGAAGGATTCCATAACATGGAATTCTCTAATTGCAGGTTATGCTCAAAACGCACAACCATCTATGGCAATCGATATTTTCAAGAAAATGATCTCATCCGACTCAACCCCTGATGAAATTACTATAGTTAGTGTTCTTTCCGCTTGTGGGCAAATGGGAGCAATAGAATTTGGCAATTGGGTTGTTGCGAACATCCTGAGAAAGAACCAAATTTCATTAACCCTCTCTGGATACACTTCACTAATCTTCATGTATTCGAAATGTGGAAACATGAAAGACGCCCAAGACGTGTTCGATAAAATGCCTATTCGGAGTGTAATATCTTATAACGCCTTGATTACCGGACTTGCAGCTCATGGAAATGGGTATAAAGCTTTAGAGCTTTTAACGAACATGAAGGGTGAAGGTATTGAACCAGACCGAATCACATACATTGGAATTCTTACGGCTTGCAGCCATTCAGGACTTCTAGATGAAGGTCGTAAGATATTCAAAATGATCATAGACAAGCATGTTGAGCATTATGCTTGTATGGTTGATTTATTGGGCCGAATGGGAAAACTCGACGAGGCAAAGACTCTAATTGAGCAAATGCCAATTGAGCCAAATGAAGGTGTTTACGGTTCACTCCTAAATGCTAGCAGGATGCATAAAAGATCCGATCTTGGGGAGCTAGCAGCCGAGAAACTTTTCGAGCTTGATCCGGAAGATTCCGGAAACTATGTTCTGCTTTCAAATATATTTGCTTCGCAAGGAAGGTGGGACGATGTTGAGAGGATTAGAAACAGAATGAGGGAAAAGGGACTAGAGAAGACGACTGGTAGGAGCTGGGTAGAACATGATGGTAAAATGCACAGGTTTATTATTGGCGATCGTTCGCATGAAAGATGTGTTGAGATTTATAGATTATTGGCGGAAATTCAGAAGAAGATGAGAGCTTTTGGATATGTTTCGGATAAGAGCTGTGTGTTGAGAGATGTTGAGGAGGAAGATAAAGAGGAGATGGTGGGGACACATAGTGAGAAAATAGCTATAGCTTTTGCTCTATTGGTTAGCGAAAAAGGGAGTGTGATTAGGGTCATGAAGAACTTGAGGATATGTTGGGATTGCCATATGGCTGTGAAGATAATCTCCAAGTTGGAGGATAGAGAGATTATTGTTAGGGATAACAATAGATTCCATTGTTTCAATGGTGGCTTATGCTCTTGCAATGATTATTGGTGATTTAaaggtattttttttctttcagtttttcaaatataaaattctattatatacaattaaaatgaaatgaacttttattgttagtGATAAATGCAGTTTCGATGAGAAGGATCCTGAAGGTTACGCCTAAAGAGAGGTGGAGTCCAAAAGCATGATTGGGACAGGCTTCAAAATAGGATTGTCAAAAGGTCCTCCAAGGAACCTAGGTGCTTCGAAACGATTGCTCAAATATGATTGTGAAATGGGAAAAAGTTGGACAAAACAAAGTTCCAATCATGAAGTCTCTAATAAAAGAACACAACAAAACAATGAGACAATAGGTGGTGAAAGTATAAATTGTCCAATATGCTTTAAGGTGTGTGCCAATTTATCTGCCATTGATTTTCCAATGAGACACACTGTCAATTGTTTATTGTTTACTATAatgaatttgttatttttgCAGTATCTCTTTGATTCATTTAAAGACACGACTAGCTATAATGAAATATGAGCATACCATGCACTGTGAATGTTATGATGAgatgatcaaacatgataaGTGGGCATTCTATAACCTTATTCCAAGTGTATTGCCAATTTATCTTCAACATGGttaattttatgtttgactTGCTTTTGTAGGTATTGTTGTGCCATGTGCTCCAAGTCTATTATCGACATGTTCAGAACCTAGAAGGCTAGAAGAAGCTAGAGTTATACTTTCCTAGAGCACTTAGACTTAAAAAGGCTTTCAGTTGAGAGAACACTTGGGGAGGTCATTTTGTGTATCAATGTTTTATTGTTGTTTGTGTGAAACTTCTTGTTTGGAATAATCATCTCTTGGGAGTACATTCTTTGTTACACTTTGATTAGTGGAAAGCCATAGTCTACCTTGGCATAAAGTGGATGTAGGACAGTTGGGTTCAAACCACTATAAATAATtgtatcttgtgttcttttgaTGCTTTCTAGTTTTCACATACATTGAGTTTGAGTTTATAATTGTGTATTCATATCCTAACAATCTTATTTACTGGTTAAAGTCAACCAATGTTTATTTATGAGATAAGGTTTTGTTCTTCTTCACCAGCTTTAGTTGCCAGCTTTATGTATAGATGTTAACTGGTTCTTGATCCAAAAAAAAGTAAATGGTATTGGTGGTTCTGGTGAGTATTCTTTAGTTGATTTCAGTATTGTACTTGTCTTCACAATTTCATAAAGGAGAGTTTTAGCTTTGGAATAAACTGGAATTAGACTATTAGTTCATAGTGGAATATTCTGCAATATTATATTCCATCTCGAACATGGCTTAGTAACCGGATATTACATTCCATAAATATGTTTTCATCCTTCTTTGTTACTATAAGTATTAAAACTTGCTTAGTAAATATAGTGTTTAATCCATGAGTAATTCCAACTGGTTATCCCAATTGATTTGTGGGAGAATGTTAAGGATATGCAGCAACATTTGGTTTTAGATGTATTATGTGATTTTTGATTCTTGTGCAGGCCAACCTACTTACTGAGAATGGCAACATCAAGAATGATTTGAGGCTTCCCATTTGTTACGATAGTAGCTTCTATTCGCAACTTGGATAACTAGAATGATTCTTCCAACAACAACCAACAATTAACTTGGTATTACTTGACTGTTTTACTTTTCTTGTCAATCAGAATAAAGATGGGTCTCagagattttttttctcatgaCTGTTAAATCATCTATGGGAGACGAACAGATCTTTTCTCTAAAGAACATTGGCCCTAAGACTTAATGATGGTTTTGAAGGATGCATTTATGCTTTCTCCTCACCCAACTGACAGgaatttatattcaattattttctgtttaaaCTGTGTTAATCTTGAAAAACTGTACATGATAGGATGATTCAAAAGCCTTACTTACACTGATAATCTTGAAAAGTGGTATATGGAGGGAACAATAGTCAATTCTTAGTAAGGTGGGTTAAAGTGCACAATTTTATTATCGACGATCTTTCCCACAAAAGTTCTGTCAACATTTATAGACACATAGGGAGAAAATTGCCACAGCTTTTGTTCTATTGGTTAGCCAAGAAGGGTGTGTGATTAGGGTTATGAAGAACTTGAGGATATATTGGATTGCCATTTAGTTGTAAAGATAATCTCCAAGTTGGAGGATAGGGATTCCATTGTTTTCATGGCGGCTTATGCTCTTACAATGAATATTGGTGATTTAAAGGTATTTTATTCAGTTTTTCAAATACAAATCTCTTTCTTACCAGAAAAATGCATGTCAACATATAATTACAAATGAACTTATTTCTTCTTTAATGTGGTTCCAACGTTGAACTGAGGAAAGACCCATTATACAGTAGTAGACTTTCATCACTGTAAGGATGGTTAACTGCTTGACTAGTCCATTCGTAGTTTGCAGATGTGACTGTGGATTCAACTTCGGGATTCAAGCCAGCCAATTGCATTATGTTTTCGATTTCTTTCACCACTTGCCCCATCGTTGGCCTCTCGGCTCCGGTCTCTTTAACACATCTCAGAGCAACATCAACAAACT
It encodes the following:
- the LOC124927167 gene encoding pentatricopeptide repeat-containing protein At1g14470; translation: MSICQTELRIIANKVSSFNHLKQLHSQIIINHLFHHNQWSALLLNLCTRLHSPPAYARAVFNSVQNPDVAVFTNIFRFYYRTVGCRDDLVALFGRTHSNGVHLDVSLYPILIKSTGRAAVGFHGYLVKLGYCCNKYVRNAVMGMYGNYGPIEDARRMFDEMSERAVVDWNLMISGYWDWGNENEACRIFELAPVKDVITWTTMVTGFSKINDIKNARIYFDQMPEKNIVSWNAMLSGYAQNGFGEEAICLFNELMNSGLEPNETTWVSVISACSIVGDPILSDSVVKMLGQKNPKPNFYVKTALLDMYAKRGSLETARKIFDELGSHRSPVTWNAMISAYSRLGELVLAKELFDRMPKKDSITWNSLIAGYAQNAQPSMAIDIFKKMISSDSTPDEITIVSVLSACGQMGAIEFGNWVVANILRKNQISLTLSGYTSLIFMYSKCGNMKDAQDVFDKMPIRSVISYNALITGLAAHGNGYKALELLTNMKGEGIEPDRITYIGILTACSHSGLLDEGRKIFKMIIDKHVEHYACMVDLLGRMGKLDEAKTLIEQMPIEPNEGVYGSLLNASRMHKRSDLGELAAEKLFELDPEDSGNYVLLSNIFASQGRWDDVERIRNRMREKGLEKTTGRSWVEHDGKMHRFIIGDRSHERCVEIYRLLAEIQKKMRAFGYVSDKSCVLRDVEEEDKEEMVGTHSEKIAIAFALLVSEKGSVIRVMKNLRICWDCHMAVKIISKLEDREIIVRDNNRFHCFNGGLCSCNDYW